A region of the Myripristis murdjan chromosome 10, fMyrMur1.1, whole genome shotgun sequence genome:
ATTCGAATAACTTCCCCAGGAAACGCCTCTTTGACCAGTTTCACAATGTCTGGCATCTtcctttgctgctttttttttttatcttgcctTAAGACTCTCAACATCTGCCTTAAGACTGAAGGCAGATGTTGCTAGATATTGCCTTTTTGAAATTGTTGTTTGTGGTCTATATGGTGTGTGGAAATAATTATTAGAGAAGATGGTTGACTGTGATGTCTCTGGAATTGGGAGCGACTGTTTTTAATGAAGATCCAAAACACGTCCACTGattaaagacaagaaaaaaatatgcatatcAATCAATATCTCCACATTTTTCCACGAGTGCAGGCTTCTGCCACTGAATATCTTCGATGATTAAGAGTTCCTTTTGGGAGCTGACACACCGTGTGGATGCATGAAGAGAGGAGTGTTGGCAAGGTGCACACACTGTTGACTAGATATTGCTAGAGAGATCTGCCAGGTGCAGGACTCATGGAGACTTGAATTCGGTCAACACACAGCTCTAAATCTTTCTAGAGTTAACAGAAGCCACAAAGTCGGCAAGTTTGCAGTTTGCTGAGATCCAAATAATTCGAAAGAGCAAAAGTGCTTATATGAACCCTGAATATATATGCTCAAACCTGCAGTTTAAGGAGATTCTTCAAGTAATCAAGGGCCCTTTTAGGGAGGTTTTCCTActgcataaaaataaagtactgaaacaggcttaaaataaataataataaaggttttttttttttttttttaaactgtgttcAGGGAATTGAGATATGAGATTGTGTTttcgttaaaaaaaaatcagctggtTTATATCACTTGAGTGAAAGCAGCATTGAAAAGAAGTGTATTCTCATAAGGAGATGGTAAAAACTTTCATTTGTCATGAGTTTGTCTTCTGTACTACTGAGTGTTCTTGACAGATGGACCACAGCACTGAGAACAAGGCAGGAGTGAAGACATCTTGTCCAGCAGGTGGCACTACAGCCATGCATAATCTGTTGCACAAGTCTGAAAGTCTCTGCAACACACTGCCACTGTGTTTTCCTTTCTTACACACATCTTTTCTTATTCTGTTTGGGTTTAACTTTACTCTTATTCTGTTTGGGTATGTGATGCGTTCAGGTGCCGTGCACCAGCGTACGTACTGAATGAGACTCTGGTAGTTTTCTATCCGAACTCTCAGGTCCTCGTTCTGCTGCAGGATGTGGATGATCTGATCCTCCAAAGCCGAGTTCTTCTCCGCCTGGAAACACGAGACACCATGAATcagtgaggaagaagaagggcATAAGAGATATGATGCTTATGAAAAATCTAGATATGACGCCTGATTCATCAAAAGGTATGCGTTTtgtgaaatttgtttttaatgaatcCACTCAATCACTTAAACTTGGTAAAAATTCTAATTCCTAACAACACACGggcaaaaacatacaaagaataacataaatatttggggagataaaaatacaaatacacttgTGGTGGATgagtaatattttaaatttaagttGAAAGTGGCTGGACTCTCAGAGTTAACTCTCTGTTTATACACCACAGTGACTCTGGATCTCAATCTGAAAATGTATTGAAACGCATATTTATTCAGAAATACAGTTTCAATACAGTTTTGATTTCATGAGGGACAGGACATCACCTGACTTTCTAAAGTTTTTACTCAGCTTTGGAGTTTTACATCTCGTATAGCCAAGTGCCAAATTGAGtgcagccaaaaaaataaaaataaaataaaataaaatatgaggcTCCACCCACCAGAGCCTGCATCTGGTGCAGcttcctgctctgctcctgCACGCGCTCCGTCTTCATCTCAATGACAAACAGCAGAGACTCCTGTTCCGACTCCCAGAATGCACCTGGGCTGCCGTGGGCCTGGAGGGGAGACAGGAAGGTAAATCACACACCTGGAAACCAGCGTTCCTACATCTTTTCTAACATCAAATTCCAGCTCTTTTCCAGGGGCAttctcaagctttttttttccccggcaCCTGACGGCTGCAGTAAAATCTGATTAAGCCACTTCTTCGTCACTTTAAATCAGATGTTGTTGCGTTTGGAGAAAGAATTAAACTGAAGGGAGACAAATTCAACGTTTCAAAAAGTGTTGCCGACTCAGCCGTTTACAACGACAGTGAAGCAATGACAATTTCAAGCAGTTTAAAAatccaagcacttttcaaaccttgaaaataTCACGTCAAAACCATTTTCAAGGATTTCAAGCAGCCATACAAACCCtgggaacaacacacacacacacacacacacacacacacacacacacacacacacacacacacacacacacacacacacacacacacacacacacacacagctacctGAATGTTTCGCTGCAGGTCCTTCTTAAACGTCGActcctccactctcctcttCAGCTCGTTGTAAACCTGCAGCTCCGCCGTCAGCTCGTCCACCTTCCCCTGGATTTACAatgaaaaacaaccaaaacaatcaGCTATGCATGGAAATAACTGTTCAGAGGGTCTTGTGTTACTGTAAAATATGAGAATctatcaaaaaaaaagatgtgtatGTCCATGTTTCCACCGTCCAGGAGAGTAGAGCATCTGCTCTGtacaagctgctgctgcaaagtGCAAACAAAGCCTCGTCCAACTTCATTTTTACAAGAGAAAATATTCAGAACAGAAACACGGTGAACTTTCCTGCTGAGGTCCAATAAACAAGCTGCTAGtgagtcatgtgacctctgttcACAAGCCCCGCTTCATTTTTTATTGGTCAATTTGAAGCTAAATTAACCAAATAcaaatatggttaaaaaaaaaaaaaaaaaaaaataggggtaaaaaaatcatgttgcaattaattttacaaaTGTTGCAACCGCGATATGATTCATAATTTTAACAGGAGTGATCactttttgcattataatttttagtttcaaaGAAAAAGTTATTAAAATTATGCTGATAATTGctaacaaacattttttcttacatctggaaaatacactCTGTAGGCCTGTAGCACCATGATAATTATTTACAACAACCTTTTGTCAGACATTTtccctgcagctcctgtgatttggatattgcacttggccatattgcagttTTGGTAATATTTCAGTGAATTGTTCAGCTCtagttttctctcttctctctgcacATATTCACCTTCAGGACCTTCTCAGCAGCCTGGAAGTTTTCTGTCAGAAGACTTTTCTCCTGCTCGTGTTtcttctgcagctctgcaggaaaCACAAGAAACTGTCAGCCatcagaggaaacacacactccctctctccgttCATACtgttatatatacacatatatatcactataaaataaacactttggggtttttggctgctggtcagaccgAGGAAGACATCTGAAGACTTCACTGAAGCTTTCCATGAGACCTTGgctttatttttggcatttgaTGGAAGAAATGATTgaataattgaaaaaattaaTTGACAAAATTCATACACATTCATTTTATTAGACATActcgtgtctgtgtgtgaacacacatttgagtgtgtgtgtgtgtgtgtgtgcatcctagCATTGTTGCatgctttttcctttttttttttttacttcacttaAGCACTTGCAGAGCTCTCTGTAATCACTACTTTTAGATACTTCAGAGCTGCATGTCAACttaagttttctttttgttgacaCTGGTTCCATGAATTTCTTCCATTGTCAAATGTGCAAAACgctaatttgcaaaaaaaaaaaaaaaaaaattaaaaaagcgTTTGCATTTTGTAATCACATCCTGAGAGGaactgattattattttttcccaaactAGAAAGAATAAAAGCACCAAAGGCTCTGAGTGACATGAAAGGCATCATCGCCTCAACAGTCACGAGAAACTGTTTTAAATGCTTCTTCtgtcctcttttttcctttctttcttttttttttttttttaccttcgaCACGTCTGTCGTGCTCCTCTGTGGCGACTTTGCTCTTCTGCTCATACAGGACGTTCAGATCAGCAGCCGTCTCTGTCCTCACCTGAGACAGAGGACGGATTAGACCGGGTCAGATTTACTCTGATTAcagaaatctgaaataaatCATCAGGATACAGCAGGAGGGAAACAGCAGATACTGATGGTTACAACACTGGGGTTAATAAAATGGGGTTAGTaaaagtagaaaacaaaaaacaaaacaaaaaaaaacacgaaaacacaaaaacaccaatAGCATGAAAATAACTGAAGACTATATAAATACAAAGATTCTACAACAAAGTGCTTCAGTTCCCTGCTTTTATAATCACTCATATTCAAACGCAGCAGAGTCATCAAACACATCTGAGCGTTTAAAATCTGTCAGCAGCAGAAATATTAAACCACCGGCCGTTTGAATTCCTGAGCGGCTTTGTGATGAAGATCCAGACATGACACAGGTGGTTTTAACCTTCACCCTTTAAAAACATGGAAACGGCTGGTTTCCAAGGGTTTCCTCTGGATTTTTTCTTAcactacagaaatattaaaggaatactacaggcagcagtgtgtgaaagtgtgtgtgtgtctcagcctgTCTGTGACCACACGTCACTGTTTGTCACTGTGATCATGAAGATGCATCTTGGCAGAAATTtgctgcatttgttttgttttattgtgacgCTCCAGTGCACACTGACTGtcgaaaaaaaagacaaaaaaaagataaagttagaaataaatgtttgactAAAACCTCTCAGTCGACCGCAGGGGCTTTAAGAAACATGCTGCAGAGAGGGGAAACCAGTTTCCAGGTTGAAAACAGACAgttcagccagtcagtcagtcatgtgGGTTCCAGTCAGATCCAGATGAGCTCAGTTCACATCAGAGATGGAAAAACATGAGTTTTGAATGACGTCATGCTCTGCACGACTTGAAGCGACTCGTTGAAGAAGCCAACAGACCAGTTTGACAGACCGACTGGAGGAACCCGGAGGAGCCTGGAGTCTTCTGGATCTCTGCTGGAAAACATCACCAGCAGAGTTCAACCGGTACACGTTTCTGAAACGTGACGACTTCGTATTGTTGCTCCTGAAAGGCGAGATTCAGGATCCTGTAATTTGACCattttaatgccaaaaaaatgacaagtatCCCCAGCAGGATGACGTTGAGATGAACTCTGGTAGTTGAGGTTGACATCAGAAATGTGCCTTCAGGCGATTCTATGTTGTTCCTGAAAAGTTTCacagtttgttttaaatgctgACCAAACACCTGATGGATTTATTATCTGTGATATATCGTCACATGCAcacctctttccttttctccagTTGTTTC
Encoded here:
- the ccdc69 gene encoding coiled-coil domain-containing protein 69 is translated as MGCSHSKKKSKGKKGDKRQREASYHRDGGGRCVSGELDVCLEKQLERFEWQLKILREVLSANGNPEGAELLKDHAHEELCALVLGFADKVRTETAADLNVLYEQKSKVATEEHDRRVEELQKKHEQEKSLLTENFQAAEKVLKGKVDELTAELQVYNELKRRVEESTFKKDLQRNIQAHGSPGAFWESEQESLLFVIEMKTERVQEQSRKLHQMQALAEKNSALEDQIIHILQQNEDLRVRIENYQSLIQQLSKEQQDLKGALERQAGVNQKLSQEKEQLMFKLRHKDSCPTIHLPAIVPEIAPR